Within Novosphingobium resinovorum, the genomic segment ATTCGTGCGCGCAGTAGATCATCGTCTCGCCGGGCAGGGCCTTGAGGCGCTTGAGCGACGCCCAGAACTGCTCGGGGTTGCCTTCGAACATCCGGCCGCAGCCGAGCGCGAACAGGGCGTCGCCGACGAAGGCGATGCACGATCCGGGCAAGTGGTAGGCGATGTGGCCATTGGTATGCCCGCCGACGTCGATCACGAAAGCCTGCCGGTCGCCGATGGTGACGATGTCGCCCTGACCGACAGTGCGATCGACCGCCTCGATCTTGTCCGCGTCCCCGGCCGGAGCGGTTACGCGGCAGCCGGTGACCGCCTTGATCGCGGCATTGCCGCCTGCGTGATCCGGGTGCCAGTGGGTGTTCCAGATCTGGGTGATCTGCCAGCCCTTCCGGCCCGCCTGTCGCAGATATTCATCGGCGTCAGGGGTGTCGATGCAGACGGTTTCCTGGCTCACCGGATCGTGCAGCAGGTAGCCGTAGTTGTCGGACAGGCAGGGGAACTGGTGGACTTCGAGCATGGCACTCTCCTTGCGAGGGCTATCCTTGCGAGAGCGATGTAGGTCCTCAGTCGGGCTCTGGAAAGGGCAGGGAGAGCTGCCAACTGACGCCGTGCACATCGCTGAGCCACGTGAACAGAGCCGCGAACTCGTAGCCGTCCAGCGGCATCATCACCTTGCCGCCTTCGCCCAGGACTTTCGCGGCGTGGCGAAGCTGCGCCTCGTCCTCGCAATCGACGAAGATCGAGGTCGCGGGGGTGAAGGTGAAGGCGTGCGGGATCGGGCTGTCGAACACCCGCCACTCGGTGCCGCCGAGCGTGAAGCGCGCGGAGGAGAGCTTACCCTGCGCCTCGCCGCCGGAGTGGCGCTCCAGTTCCGTAACCTTGATGTGATCGGGAAACGCACGCTTCCACAGGATCAACGCTTCCTGCGCATCGCCCTGGAACATGAGGAAGGGAGTGGCTTGCATGGTTTTCGATCCTTGCCCGGCTCGCAGAAACAAAGCGGGCGGGGCATCGCGGTTCCCCAAAAGCAAAAGCCCGCCCGGATCGCTCCGGGCGGGCTTTCACTGTTTCAGCTTCGATGAAGCCGAAGACCGTTCTTACGAACGCGCCTTCAGGGCCTCGCCGAGGATGTCGCCGAGCGAAGCGCCCGAGTCCGACGAACCGTACTGCTCGACTGCTTCCTTCTCTTCGGCCAGCTGGCGGGCCTTGACCGAGAAGTTCGGCTTCTTGGAACGGTCGAAACCGGTGACCATGGCGTCCAGCTTCTGGCCGACCTGGAAGCGGTCGGGGCGCTGCTCGTCGCGGTCGCGGCCGAGGTCCGAACGCTTGATGAAGCCGGTGGCGCCATCGTCGCCAGCCTGGACTTCCAGGCCGCCGTCGCGAACTTCGAGAACGGTGACGGTGACGACCTGGCCGCGGCGCAGGTTGCCCTCAGCCGAGGAACCGGTGCCGCCGGCAGCCGGAGCACCACGCTCAAGCTGCTTCATGCCGAGCGAGATGCGCTCCTTCTCGACATCGACGTCGAGAACCACGGCCGAGACCTGCTCGCCCTTGCGGTGCAGAGCCAGCGCGTCTTCGCCCGAGATGCCCCATGCGATGTCCGACATGTGGACCATGCCGTCCACGTCGCCATCGAGGCCGATGAACAGACCGAATTCGGTCGCGTTCTTGACTTCGCCTTCGACCTGCGAGCCGACCGGGTGACGCTCTGCGAACGCTTCCCAGGGGTTCTGCTGGGCCTGCTTCAGGCCGAGCGAGATGCGGCGCTTGTCCGAATCGACTTCGAGAACGACCACTTCGACTTCCTGCGAGGTCGAGACGATCTTGCCCGGGTGGACGTTCTTCTTGGTCCAGGACATTTCCGAAACGTGGACGAGGCCCTCGATCCCGGCTTCCAGCTCCACGAAGGCGCCGTATTCGGTGATGTTGGTGACCGTGCCCTGCAGCTTCGCGCCGACCGGGTACTTGACGCCAGCGCCTTCCCACGGATCGCTTTCCAGCTGCTTCATGCCGAGGCTGATGCGCTGGGTTTCGCTGTTGATGCGGATGATCTGCACCTTCACGGTGTCGCCGATGGCTATCACTTCGCTCGGGTGGTTGACGCGCTTGTAGCTCATGTCGGTGACATGGAGCAGGCCGTCGATGCCGCCGAGGTCAACGAACGCACCGTAGTCGGTGATGTTCTTGACGACGCCGTCGATGACCTGGCCTTCGCTCAGCTTGTCGATCAGCTCGCTGCGCTGTTCGGCGCGGGTCTCTTCGAGGACGGCGCGGCGCGACACGACGATGTTGCCACGGCGACGGTCCATCTTGAGGATCTGGAAGGGCTGCGGCACGTCCATCAGCGGGGTGACGTCGCGCACGGGGCGGATGTCGACCTGCGAGCCGGGGAGGAATGCAACGGCGCCGTCGAGGTCGACGGTGAAGCCGCCCTTGACGCGGCCGAAGATCACGCCTTCGACGCGCTTGCCTTCGCCGAACTCGCTTTCCAGCTTGTCCCAGGCGGCTTCGCGGCGTGCACGGTCGCGCGACAGCATCGCTTCGCCGTCGGCGTTCTCGACGCGATCGACGTAAACTTCGACTTCGTCACCGACCTTCAGGCCGTGGTCGTCTTCGCCACGAGCGAACTCGCGCAGCGACACGCGGCCTTCGCTCTTGAGGCCCACGTCGATGACGGCCTTGTCGTTCTCGATCGCGGTGACGGTGCCCTTGACGACGCGGCCTTCGAAGCCGTCGTCAGCGACGCCGCCGAGCTGCTCGTCGAGCATCTTCGCGAAATCGTCGCGGGTCGGATTGGCAACAGATGCCATCAACACATTTCCTTCGTTCGATTTTTCCGGCCTGGCGGTTGTATCCGCCGGTCTTTTCTCCGCTGCCTGCACCATGCAGGAAAACGGGCCAAAGGGGCCGAACTGCCACGGCGGCCGGATGCCGTTCGCGGCGCCCCTGAGGCAGATGCCTTTCGGGACCCGGGGCCATTACGCGCGAGGGGGCGGAAATGCAAGGGATTTGGCATTTCCCGTGACATCGACGGCCCCGCAACGACCACGGTGCGCAAGCGGCGGCGTCACACGTGTCCGGGACCTATGTGCTGGCCTTCACCGACCTCGTCGGCTTCGAGCGCGAACTGCAGGACGATGGCAGTATCAAGCTTGTCGAGCGGGGTCAGTTTGGCATCGCGTTTTTCGGCCGAGATGGCTTCTGCCTCCCAGGCTTTCGCTGCAGCCATCGCGATACCCCGGCGGTTTTCGAGCGGCTCGCTGAGGGCTTTCGCGCGCTGCAGCGCTTCTTGCTCTCTGCAGAAAGTTGCTGACATGCGCATTTTGTTGCTCCCTTAGCGCTTCATGTTTTGAAGACCGGCGACCACGCCCGGCTTTTCGGTCGGCTTCGACGCGTTGGTCTTCGGCTTTGCCGCCTTGGGCTTGCGGACTTCGCGGTTCGATTTTTTCTGCGACTTGGCCATGTTCGTTCTTCCTGTGCTGGTTCGATGGAGCGCGCCGTCAGGCGGCGACGACGTCCGGCAGGCTCGAAAATGCGGCTGCCGGACGGTAGATATTTGCCGCTTCCGAGCACAGATGGCGTTCGAGCAGCGAGAGAATCGTGGTGTCGGTCTCCGCGTCGAACTTGCGCGCGAACAGGTCTGGGCTTGCCCGCAAGCGGTCGATGTCGCGTTCGTCGTAATTGCGCGGGCGCAGCTTGATGTCACCATCGGGGACCCAGTCTATCATCCGCAGATCGTCGTTCATGACGATGCCGTGGTCGCCGCCGTTCATCATCACGGTCTGGAAGAAGGCTTCGTCCGCGATAAAACTGTTGCGATAGAATGTCTTGAACGAGTCGGCTCGCCGATCATGGCAGACATATTCGCAGAAGCTGCGGGTCACGGCCTTCCACTGAGTGCCGATGAAGGGGGTGCTGCCCGCGGGGTAGGGGCGGGCGGCTCCCGGCGTCAGCTTGCCATGCTCTTCGGTGAACCGATGGCTGATGCGATTCAGGGTGTCGGGCCGTTCCTGGCGCTGATCGAGCGCGCGGATGAACTGCCTGCCCGGATTGGCTGCAAAGAATTGACGGATGTAGTTCTGGCTTTTGAGAGGAAAGTCCTGGCCGGACAGGTTTATGTAATGTGTCCAGCGACCGTCCATTTCGAGGAGACGAGCCATTCCGCGCAGTTCCGCATCGACGAGGCTGTAGCCACCCCACAGCGCATTTTGGGGGTCGAGGATTGCGACCCCCTGATAGGGCTGCAGAAAGGACGCAATGTCATTCGCAAGGGCCTCGCCTGAGCTTTTGTCGACATGGATGACGTATTGATTTCCCGCTTGATAGATGGCCTCGAATAGCCGCTTGAACTGTGCCGGATAGCGGTGAACGAGCAGGAAATAAGCAATCATGCGGTTGTCCATTTCGAGCCGCGCATGACTGGCTGTCAAAATCCAGGCAATGGCGGCAACGTTTCCTGTCTCAGGAAAGCCGATCGAAAAGTATTTTTGATCGTGAAGAGACACCGCTGGACAGGGTTGCGACGAAATAAATTGCAACAGCGTGGCGAATACATGGCTATTCGCTGGAGATATTACAAGGTTTCCCGAAGGCGATGGTTTCACTCGATCAGGAGCAGCGCTCACGGGGCAGGGCGGGAAATTCCGTTTCTCGCGCAATGGGGCCGCCAACATCGCTGGCTGAATTTTTTCATGCCGCTATCATGTCGTTCGGGAGAAAAGAGATGTCCGAACGGCTCGTGTGCCATCTGGCGCAATATGCGGCGTATCACCGCGACCGGCGCAATGTCATGACGCACATGATCGGCATTCCGATGATCGTGCTGGCGGTCGAGGTGCTGCTGGCGCGGCCCCGGATCGAGATCGCCGGCATCGGCCTTGCAGCCGTCGACTTCGCCATCGTCGCGGTGTGCTGCTTCTACTTCACGCTGGACCGCAGGCTGGCCTGCGGCATGGCGGCGGTGCTTGCGGTGGGCAAGGTGATCGGCGGCAAGCTGGCCGAGCAGGATACCGCGACCTGGCTGGGCTGGGGGTTAAGCCTGTTCGTGGTGGGCTGGCTGTTCCAGCTGCTCGGCCACAAGTGGGAGGGGCGCAAGCCCGCTTTCCTCGACGACGTGCGCGGTCTGCTGATCGGCCCGCTGTTCGTGCTGGCCGAGGCGGTGTTCCACTTCGGCAGGCGGCTCGAACTGCGCGAAGCAATCGAAAGGCGGCTCGCTCAGGCCGACTGAACGAGCGCGTCCACGGCGGCGATGGCGGCGGCGATTGCTTCCTCGCGCTTGAGGGTGGAGGTGTCGATCAGCAGCGCATCGGCGGCGGCGGCCAGCGGGGCGTCCTTGCGGCCCTTGTCGCGGGCGTCGCGGGCGGCGAGGTCGGCGGCGATCTCTTCCAGCGAAGCGTCGCGGCCATGCGCCTGCATCTCAAGGAAGCGCCGCTGCGCGCGGGCCTCCACCGAGGCGACGACGAACAGCTTGGCCTCGGCCTCCGGCGCGATGACAGTGCCGATGTCACGCCCGTCGAGCACGGCGCCGCCGGGCTGGGTGGCGAAGCTGCGCTGCCGTTCGAACAGGGCCTGGCGTACGGCCGGGTGGATCGAAACGCGGCTGGCGAGGCCGCCGGTCGCCTCGGAGCGCAGTTCGGGATCGGAGAGCAGTTCGGGCGCGAACGTGCAGGCGGCCAGCGCATCTTCGGGATCGTCAGGGTCGCCGCCGCTCAACGCGCATTGGTGGCCGACCGCGCGATAGAGAAGCCCGGTGTCGAGATGCGGCAGGTGGAAGTGCGCCGCCAGCGCCTTGGCGATCGTGCCTTTGCCCGAGGCGGTCGGTCCGTCGACGGCGATGATCATGCGGTCAGGCCCTCCAGCATGGTTTCGAATACGGGGAAGCTGGTGGCGATCGGGCGCACGTCGTCCACTTCGACGCCTGCGCGGCTGGCAAGGCCGGCGACCGCCATCGACATGGCGATGCGGTGGTCGAGGTGCGTGGCGATGGTGCCGTTGGTGCCGACCAGCGGCTCGCCGCCGGTGCCGGTGATGATCAGGCCGTCCTCGGTCTCGCGCACCGTGGCGCCAGCGGCGGCGAGGGCGGTCGCCATGACGGAGATGCGGTCCGATTCCTTGACGCGCAGTTCCTCGAGGCCCGTGGTGGTGGTGACGCCCTCGGCCAGCGCGGCGGCGACGAACAGGACGGGGAACTCGTCGACCATGGCGGGCACGATCGCGGGATCGACATCGATGCCCTTGAGCGCGGAGTGCCTGACCAGCAAATCGGCGACCGGTTCGCCGCCGACCTCGCGCGGATTCACTTCCTCGATGGACCCGCCCATCTGGCGCAACACTTCGACGATCCCGGCGCGGGTGGGGTTGAGGCCGACGTTCTCGATTAGCACTTCGCTGCCCGGGATCACCAGAGCGGCGACGATGAAGAAGGCGGCGGACGAAGG encodes:
- the gloB gene encoding hydroxyacylglutathione hydrolase, which encodes MLEVHQFPCLSDNYGYLLHDPVSQETVCIDTPDADEYLRQAGRKGWQITQIWNTHWHPDHAGGNAAIKAVTGCRVTAPAGDADKIEAVDRTVGQGDIVTIGDRQAFVIDVGGHTNGHIAYHLPGSCIAFVGDALFALGCGRMFEGNPEQFWASLKRLKALPGETMIYCAHEYTASNARFALHADPDNADLQAYAEEITRRCDKGLPTVPTKLERELRTNPFLRADDPALQKRWEHSGDAVATFAALRSAKDSF
- a CDS encoding VOC family protein — encoded protein: MQATPFLMFQGDAQEALILWKRAFPDHIKVTELERHSGGEAQGKLSSARFTLGGTEWRVFDSPIPHAFTFTPATSIFVDCEDEAQLRHAAKVLGEGGKVMMPLDGYEFAALFTWLSDVHGVSWQLSLPFPEPD
- the rpsA gene encoding 30S ribosomal protein S1, which encodes MASVANPTRDDFAKMLDEQLGGVADDGFEGRVVKGTVTAIENDKAVIDVGLKSEGRVSLREFARGEDDHGLKVGDEVEVYVDRVENADGEAMLSRDRARREAAWDKLESEFGEGKRVEGVIFGRVKGGFTVDLDGAVAFLPGSQVDIRPVRDVTPLMDVPQPFQILKMDRRRGNIVVSRRAVLEETRAEQRSELIDKLSEGQVIDGVVKNITDYGAFVDLGGIDGLLHVTDMSYKRVNHPSEVIAIGDTVKVQIIRINSETQRISLGMKQLESDPWEGAGVKYPVGAKLQGTVTNITEYGAFVELEAGIEGLVHVSEMSWTKKNVHPGKIVSTSQEVEVVVLEVDSDKRRISLGLKQAQQNPWEAFAERHPVGSQVEGEVKNATEFGLFIGLDGDVDGMVHMSDIAWGISGEDALALHRKGEQVSAVVLDVDVEKERISLGMKQLERGAPAAGGTGSSAEGNLRRGQVVTVTVLEVRDGGLEVQAGDDGATGFIKRSDLGRDRDEQRPDRFQVGQKLDAMVTGFDRSKKPNFSVKARQLAEEKEAVEQYGSSDSGASLGDILGEALKARS
- a CDS encoding beta-1,6-N-acetylglucosaminyltransferase: MSLHDQKYFSIGFPETGNVAAIAWILTASHARLEMDNRMIAYFLLVHRYPAQFKRLFEAIYQAGNQYVIHVDKSSGEALANDIASFLQPYQGVAILDPQNALWGGYSLVDAELRGMARLLEMDGRWTHYINLSGQDFPLKSQNYIRQFFAANPGRQFIRALDQRQERPDTLNRISHRFTEEHGKLTPGAARPYPAGSTPFIGTQWKAVTRSFCEYVCHDRRADSFKTFYRNSFIADEAFFQTVMMNGGDHGIVMNDDLRMIDWVPDGDIKLRPRNYDERDIDRLRASPDLFARKFDAETDTTILSLLERHLCSEAANIYRPAAAFSSLPDVVAA
- a CDS encoding DUF962 domain-containing protein yields the protein MSERLVCHLAQYAAYHRDRRNVMTHMIGIPMIVLAVEVLLARPRIEIAGIGLAAVDFAIVAVCCFYFTLDRRLACGMAAVLAVGKVIGGKLAEQDTATWLGWGLSLFVVGWLFQLLGHKWEGRKPAFLDDVRGLLIGPLFVLAEAVFHFGRRLELREAIERRLAQAD
- a CDS encoding (d)CMP kinase, whose amino-acid sequence is MIIAVDGPTASGKGTIAKALAAHFHLPHLDTGLLYRAVGHQCALSGGDPDDPEDALAACTFAPELLSDPELRSEATGGLASRVSIHPAVRQALFERQRSFATQPGGAVLDGRDIGTVIAPEAEAKLFVVASVEARAQRRFLEMQAHGRDASLEEIAADLAARDARDKGRKDAPLAAAADALLIDTSTLKREEAIAAAIAAVDALVQSA